One segment of Microbacterium arborescens DNA contains the following:
- a CDS encoding phosphatase PAP2 family protein, translating into MNRNVRYLQLAGVQLAAIAVTILVCVFTATGQHADQAAMVATTASTNPVLRAAQHVSANYILIVAALTMIVSIVAAVVRRRYAEAVAASVLFVGASVVTQVLKNEVIARPDLASGWGAYGNSLPSGHATIAIAAACAALFAAPSQMKLVLAPVLVVWATVAGMGVIAAGWHRPSDVVTASLVVGFWCTVAALLVTAVRRGHTAPVLTAAQRRLRVLAPVLTVGAAITAVALCASYASGSGRTLATAILTAATISATVLGALAVSGGLPSARARAASRASYV; encoded by the coding sequence ATGAACCGCAACGTGCGCTACCTGCAGCTGGCGGGCGTTCAGCTGGCGGCCATAGCGGTGACCATCCTGGTGTGCGTCTTCACGGCGACCGGTCAGCACGCGGATCAGGCGGCCATGGTCGCCACGACGGCCTCGACCAACCCCGTGCTGCGCGCGGCCCAGCACGTCAGCGCGAACTACATCCTCATCGTCGCGGCGCTGACGATGATCGTCAGCATCGTCGCGGCGGTCGTCCGGCGGCGATATGCCGAAGCCGTCGCGGCATCCGTCCTGTTCGTCGGTGCCAGCGTCGTGACGCAGGTTCTCAAGAACGAGGTGATCGCCCGGCCCGATCTGGCGAGCGGCTGGGGCGCGTATGGCAATTCGCTGCCGTCGGGCCATGCGACGATCGCCATCGCGGCGGCGTGCGCGGCGTTGTTCGCCGCGCCGTCGCAGATGAAGTTGGTTCTCGCACCGGTGCTCGTCGTCTGGGCGACCGTCGCCGGCATGGGCGTCATCGCCGCCGGTTGGCATCGGCCCAGCGATGTCGTCACGGCCAGCCTCGTCGTGGGCTTCTGGTGCACGGTCGCCGCGTTGCTCGTCACGGCGGTGCGTCGGGGCCACACGGCGCCGGTGCTGACGGCGGCACAACGTCGCCTGCGCGTGCTCGCGCCCGTACTGACCGTCGGTGCGGCGATCACCGCCGTCGCACTGTGCGCGTCTTACGCATCGGGTTCCGGGCGCACACTCGCGACGGCCATCTTGACGGCGGCGACGATCAGCGCGACGGTTCTGGGCGCGCTCGCGGTCAGCGGTGGGCTGCCGTCGGCACGAGCGCGCGCGGCGTCACGAGCGTCCTACGTATAG
- a CDS encoding AEC family transporter, producing MQVVTGFVVVGVAIVVGYVIGRIDLLGPHGRPVLARLIFFVLSPFLMFVVLSQADVSTLFSALLPVSAIAAVSMFVVYALIARLVWRRSIGETLIGTLSAGQVNSNNIGIPLSLYLLGSAALPAPVILMQLIVFTPITMAILEAVTTGQRKPLPILKRTFGNPIVIASVAGVIVSVSGLELPPIVLDPLQLIADACVPVLLIAYGMSLHGQRVLSASGRRRDILLASGLKLIAMPLVAWAVAAFAFGLSPADTLAVTVLAALPTAQNVFNFAQRYDIGETISRDTVFLTTLGCVPVLLAATLLLG from the coding sequence GTGCAGGTCGTGACCGGGTTCGTCGTCGTCGGGGTCGCGATCGTTGTGGGCTACGTCATCGGCCGGATCGATCTGCTCGGGCCTCATGGCCGCCCTGTGCTCGCGCGACTGATCTTCTTCGTCCTGTCGCCCTTCCTGATGTTCGTCGTGCTCTCGCAGGCCGACGTCTCGACGCTCTTCTCGGCACTGCTGCCCGTATCCGCGATCGCCGCGGTGTCGATGTTCGTGGTCTATGCGCTGATCGCTCGGCTCGTCTGGCGCCGTTCGATCGGTGAGACGCTCATCGGAACGCTCTCGGCCGGCCAGGTGAACTCGAACAACATCGGCATCCCGCTGTCGCTCTATCTGCTGGGGTCGGCCGCCTTGCCGGCGCCCGTGATCCTCATGCAGCTGATCGTGTTCACGCCCATCACCATGGCCATCCTCGAGGCCGTGACGACCGGTCAGCGCAAGCCGCTGCCGATTCTCAAACGAACCTTCGGCAACCCGATCGTCATCGCCTCGGTCGCGGGTGTCATCGTGTCGGTCTCCGGCCTGGAACTGCCCCCGATCGTGCTCGATCCGCTGCAGCTGATCGCCGACGCATGCGTTCCCGTCCTCCTCATCGCCTACGGAATGTCGCTCCACGGTCAGCGCGTGCTGTCCGCTTCCGGTCGGCGGCGTGACATCCTCCTGGCGTCGGGGCTCAAACTCATTGCGATGCCCCTCGTCGCCTGGGCGGTCGCGGCCTTCGCGTTCGGCCTCTCCCCCGCCGACACGCTCGCCGTCACGGTCCTCGCTGCGCTCCCGACCGCTCAGAACGTCTTCAACTTCGCCCAGCGCTACGACATCGGCGAGACCATCTCGCGCGACACCGTGTTCCTCACCACACTGGGCTGCGTGCCCGTTCTGCTCGCAGCGACGCTGTTGCTCGGCTGA
- a CDS encoding HdeD family acid-resistance protein yields MTSTENTAARFVRSLRTSFIVGGILTLIVGLLILIWPGRTAQVLTGIIAAYAIITGIVYAALGIFSRTKGGWARVGHIALGILFVVVGIVAFANLPAFTVSFAVFLGVLVGITWIVEGAVSLSVVGESTSRGWTIAFAILSIIAGVMLLFTPLWGVIVLWWLLGISAVALGIVNIIRGLSFRP; encoded by the coding sequence ATGACAAGCACGGAGAACACCGCCGCGAGATTCGTCAGGTCACTGCGAACCTCGTTCATCGTCGGCGGCATCCTGACTCTGATCGTCGGCCTGCTGATCCTCATCTGGCCGGGCCGCACGGCTCAGGTGCTGACCGGCATCATCGCCGCCTACGCGATCATCACGGGCATCGTCTACGCCGCGCTCGGGATCTTCTCGCGGACGAAGGGCGGCTGGGCCCGCGTGGGACACATCGCACTCGGCATCCTCTTCGTCGTCGTCGGAATCGTGGCGTTCGCGAACCTCCCGGCATTCACGGTGTCGTTCGCCGTCTTCCTCGGCGTGCTGGTGGGCATCACGTGGATCGTCGAAGGCGCGGTGTCGCTGTCGGTCGTCGGCGAGTCGACGTCGCGCGGGTGGACGATCGCCTTCGCGATCCTCTCGATCATCGCCGGCGTCATGCTGCTGTTCACGCCGCTGTGGGGCGTGATCGTGCTGTGGTGGCTGCTGGGGATCTCGGCCGTGGCGCTCGGCATCGTCAACATCATCCGAGGGCTCTCGTTCCGTCCCTGA
- a CDS encoding SDR family oxidoreductase codes for MTQPLPAGTLSGRTALVTGSSRGVGADTARFLAQAGANVVINFRNKAPRAEKLAAELRELGVEVLVVGADLTDRASVDEMFAAVRETFGHLDLLVLNASGGMEGGMAEDYALTLNRDAQLGTLDAALPLLEDGSRVVFVTSHQAHFIRTTPTMPEYEAVALSKRAGEDALRERVGELAERGIGFVVVSGDMIEGTITATLLERANPGAIETRRKSAGKLYNVSEFAAEIALAAVEPIPADNTRLVGDISSFGGE; via the coding sequence ATGACTCAGCCCCTTCCCGCCGGAACCCTCTCCGGTCGCACGGCACTGGTGACCGGATCGTCGCGCGGTGTCGGCGCGGATACGGCGCGCTTCCTCGCGCAGGCGGGGGCGAACGTCGTCATCAACTTCCGCAATAAGGCGCCTCGTGCCGAGAAGCTCGCCGCCGAGCTGCGCGAGCTGGGCGTCGAGGTGCTCGTCGTCGGCGCCGACCTGACCGACCGCGCCTCGGTCGACGAGATGTTCGCCGCCGTCCGTGAGACGTTCGGCCACCTCGATCTGCTCGTGCTGAACGCGTCCGGCGGGATGGAAGGCGGCATGGCCGAGGACTATGCGCTCACCCTCAACCGCGACGCGCAGCTCGGCACCCTCGACGCGGCGCTGCCGCTCCTCGAGGACGGATCGCGCGTGGTCTTCGTGACCAGCCACCAGGCCCACTTCATCCGCACGACCCCGACGATGCCCGAGTACGAGGCCGTCGCGTTGTCGAAGCGCGCGGGCGAGGACGCCCTGCGTGAGCGGGTGGGCGAGCTCGCCGAGCGCGGGATCGGATTCGTCGTCGTGTCGGGCGACATGATCGAGGGCACCATCACCGCGACCCTGCTCGAACGTGCCAACCCGGGCGCTATCGAGACGCGTCGGAAGTCGGCCGGCAAGCTCTACAACGTGTCGGAGTTCGCCGCCGAGATCGCACTCGCGGCCGTCGAGCCGATCCCGGCGGACAACACCCGTCTCGTGGGAGACATCTCGTCCTTCGGCGGCGAGTGA
- a CDS encoding S9 family peptidase, whose protein sequence is MGPTDIETLISVGRPTVASDGSFAVFATSRPDISADRNVGQLWRIELPSGEPRRLTRGVADTSPRLSPDGGHVAFLRGDADGKAQIHVIEASGSEPVQVTDAPLGVGSFAWAPAGDVLAYTARVPESGRYGTIEGLVPEAESPRRITGIRWHANGVGYIADRPAHVFVVAAPDLGSEPSYETAPEPQTSSSTRARRVPEAARQLTSGSRSHDGVVFTADGTEILTTTDEIEHDRRDLRSPLVAVRVDGTGERVVLSATLSIADIAVAADGSIAFLASDPGPTGTDFVAPGVALWVLDGDQPRRLTDPDTIDLGEVGSHITAVGDDFLVQNRTRGEVHLLRVSRDGAIARLRRGLEVVGHGADAAGERIVCAVATNRSAGEILFLDAPGVDARLLTSFGDAASRAGFVLPRELEVTAPDGYPVHGWVATPPGDGPFPVLLQIHGGPYAAYGVHLFDETQVLVDAGYAVVYCNPRGSAGYGRAHGRSIRGRMGTDDFVDVLAFLDGAVAADERLDGDRVGIMGGSYGGYLTAWTIAHDHRFAAAIVERGFLDPTTFSGTSDIGSFFGDEYVGTDPTAIRAQSPMAVVDQVTTPTLVVHSELDFRCPLEQATRYYSALRRQGTAAELLIFPGENHELTRSGRPRHRVERFEAILDWWGRHLPV, encoded by the coding sequence GTGGGCCCCACGGACATCGAGACGCTGATCTCCGTCGGGCGTCCGACGGTCGCGTCCGACGGCTCGTTCGCCGTGTTCGCGACATCGCGACCCGACATATCCGCGGATCGGAACGTGGGGCAGCTCTGGCGCATCGAGTTGCCCTCGGGCGAGCCGCGACGTCTCACCCGGGGTGTCGCGGACACGTCGCCGCGGCTGTCGCCGGACGGCGGCCATGTCGCGTTCCTGCGCGGCGACGCCGACGGCAAGGCCCAGATCCATGTGATCGAGGCATCCGGTTCGGAGCCCGTGCAGGTCACCGACGCACCCCTCGGAGTCGGCTCCTTCGCCTGGGCCCCGGCGGGCGACGTGCTTGCCTACACCGCGCGAGTGCCCGAGTCGGGCCGATACGGCACCATCGAAGGTCTCGTGCCGGAGGCGGAGTCCCCTCGCCGCATCACCGGCATCCGATGGCACGCGAACGGCGTCGGATACATCGCCGACCGACCCGCTCACGTCTTCGTGGTGGCGGCACCCGACCTCGGCTCCGAGCCGTCCTACGAGACCGCCCCCGAACCGCAGACCTCGTCGTCGACCCGTGCACGGCGTGTGCCCGAGGCGGCGCGCCAGCTCACCTCCGGCTCACGTTCGCACGACGGAGTCGTGTTCACCGCGGACGGGACGGAGATCCTCACGACGACCGACGAGATCGAGCACGATCGTCGCGACCTGCGTTCGCCGCTCGTCGCGGTCCGAGTGGACGGGACGGGGGAGCGCGTCGTCCTCTCGGCGACGCTGTCGATCGCCGACATCGCCGTCGCGGCCGATGGGAGCATCGCTTTCCTGGCGTCCGATCCGGGTCCCACCGGGACCGACTTCGTCGCCCCCGGCGTGGCGCTGTGGGTCCTCGACGGCGACCAGCCCCGCCGACTGACCGACCCCGACACGATCGACCTCGGCGAGGTGGGGTCGCACATCACCGCGGTCGGTGACGACTTCCTGGTGCAGAACCGGACCCGCGGTGAAGTGCACCTGCTGCGCGTATCGCGCGACGGCGCTATCGCGCGTCTCCGCCGTGGTCTGGAGGTCGTGGGTCACGGCGCCGACGCGGCGGGCGAGCGCATCGTCTGCGCGGTGGCGACCAACCGGTCGGCCGGTGAGATCCTCTTCCTCGACGCCCCAGGCGTGGACGCGCGACTACTCACCTCGTTCGGCGACGCCGCCAGCCGGGCCGGGTTCGTCCTTCCCCGCGAGCTCGAGGTGACGGCGCCCGACGGCTACCCGGTGCACGGCTGGGTCGCGACGCCTCCGGGCGACGGCCCGTTCCCCGTCTTGCTGCAGATCCACGGCGGCCCGTACGCCGCCTACGGTGTGCACCTGTTCGATGAGACGCAGGTCCTCGTCGACGCGGGCTACGCCGTCGTCTACTGCAACCCCCGCGGCAGCGCCGGGTACGGGCGGGCCCACGGCCGCAGCATCCGGGGCCGGATGGGAACCGACGACTTCGTCGACGTTCTCGCCTTCCTCGACGGAGCGGTGGCGGCGGACGAGCGCCTCGATGGAGACCGTGTCGGTATCATGGGCGGATCGTACGGCGGGTATCTCACCGCGTGGACGATCGCGCATGACCACCGGTTCGCCGCCGCGATCGTCGAGCGCGGCTTCCTCGACCCCACGACGTTCTCGGGCACGAGCGACATCGGGTCGTTCTTCGGCGATGAGTACGTCGGCACCGATCCGACCGCGATCCGGGCGCAGAGCCCGATGGCGGTCGTCGACCAGGTGACCACGCCCACCCTCGTCGTTCACTCCGAGCTCGATTTCCGGTGCCCGCTCGAACAGGCGACCCGGTACTACTCCGCGTTGCGCCGCCAGGGCACGGCGGCCGAGCTGCTGATCTTCCCCGGCGAGAACCATGAGCTGACCCGTTCGGGCCGGCCGCGTCACCGCGTGGAACGGTTCGAGGCCATCCTCGATTGGTGGGGGCGCCACCTGCCGGTGTGA